In Miniphocaeibacter halophilus, the following proteins share a genomic window:
- a CDS encoding tRNA (adenine(22)-N(1))-methyltransferase has translation MQQYRLMKILNMIDNNSIVADIGTDHGLIPIFLSEKKISKKIIASDISQKSLYKLIEKLNSSYLLDNIETRVSDGLSEYKPFEMDTIVISGMGGLLIIDILKKDLNIAKSANNLILQANNSLYELRRFLHENGFKIIEEDDLFENDKYYQIIKTEVGLEKYEHKYEYEFGKFLIEKKSKSLYEQLNRLIEINQNLIKDLKAIKNPNLNNRILELEEEILYYSEVRDLIEN, from the coding sequence ATGCAACAATATAGACTAATGAAGATATTGAATATGATTGATAATAATTCCATTGTAGCAGATATAGGTACTGACCATGGGTTGATACCTATATTTTTGTCTGAGAAAAAAATTTCTAAAAAAATTATCGCTTCTGACATAAGCCAAAAATCTCTATATAAATTAATAGAAAAATTAAATAGTAGTTATTTGTTAGATAATATTGAAACAAGGGTTTCTGATGGGTTAAGTGAGTATAAACCCTTTGAAATGGATACAATAGTTATTTCCGGCATGGGAGGACTATTAATTATCGATATATTAAAAAAGGATTTAAATATAGCTAAATCAGCTAATAATCTAATATTACAAGCCAATAATAGTCTTTATGAACTTAGAAGATTTTTACATGAAAATGGATTTAAAATTATTGAAGAGGACGATTTATTTGAAAATGACAAATATTATCAAATCATAAAAACAGAAGTTGGATTGGAAAAATATGAACATAAGTATGAATATGAATTTGGTAAATTTTTAATAGAAAAAAAATCGAAATCATTATATGAACAATTAAATAGATTAATAGAAATTAATCAAAATTTAATAAAAGATTTAAAAGCTATTAAAAACCCTAATTTAAATAACAGAATTCTTGAACTAGAAGAAGAGATACTATATTACTCTGAAGTGAGGGATTTAATTGAAAATTAA
- the rpoD gene encoding RNA polymerase sigma factor RpoD, with product MSDNNSIKDFDEISIEIDEIKKDIIEELISLASDNDGLITEEQFKAVESYSELSEEDIEDIEKKLVEENIELVKDRAHIEKENLDDDEDLKDDADEEDEKDEPSEEVEIKVDDLSNIKGLNVDDPVKMYLKEIGKIPLLTAEEEVDLAKRMEAGDNYAKKRLAETNLRLVVSIAKRYVGRGMQFLDLIQEGNLGLMKAVEKFDYKRGFKFSTYATWWIRQAITRAIADQARTIRIPVHMVETINKLVRIERQLIQELGRDPTNEEIAKEMGIEVEKVREVRKIAQEPVSLETPIGEEEDSHLGDFIEDETAIAPDEAANFTMLREQLNEILGTLNDRERKVLELRFGLTDGTPRTLEEVGKEFNVTRERIRQIEAKALRKLKHPSRSQKLKDFLE from the coding sequence ATGAGTGACAATAATTCAATTAAAGATTTTGATGAAATAAGTATAGAAATAGATGAAATAAAGAAAGATATTATTGAAGAATTAATTAGTCTTGCTTCAGATAATGATGGTTTGATTACAGAAGAGCAGTTTAAAGCAGTTGAATCCTATTCAGAATTATCAGAAGAAGATATTGAAGATATTGAAAAAAAACTAGTAGAGGAAAATATAGAACTAGTAAAAGACAGAGCCCATATTGAAAAAGAAAACCTAGATGACGATGAAGATTTAAAAGATGATGCAGACGAAGAAGATGAAAAAGATGAACCTTCAGAAGAAGTTGAAATAAAAGTTGATGACTTATCAAATATAAAGGGACTAAACGTAGATGATCCTGTGAAGATGTACTTAAAGGAAATTGGGAAAATACCTCTATTAACTGCCGAAGAAGAAGTTGATTTAGCAAAAAGAATGGAAGCAGGAGATAACTATGCTAAAAAACGGTTAGCAGAAACAAACTTAAGATTAGTTGTAAGTATTGCAAAAAGATATGTTGGTCGTGGTATGCAGTTTTTAGATCTAATTCAAGAAGGTAATTTAGGCTTGATGAAAGCTGTAGAAAAATTTGACTATAAAAGAGGATTTAAATTTTCAACTTATGCTACATGGTGGATACGTCAAGCTATAACAAGAGCTATAGCTGATCAAGCTAGGACTATAAGAATACCAGTTCATATGGTTGAAACTATTAATAAATTAGTAAGAATTGAAAGACAGCTTATTCAAGAACTTGGAAGAGATCCAACAAATGAAGAAATTGCCAAGGAAATGGGAATAGAAGTTGAAAAGGTTAGGGAAGTAAGAAAAATTGCTCAAGAACCTGTATCGTTAGAAACTCCTATTGGAGAAGAAGAAGATAGTCATTTAGGAGATTTTATAGAAGATGAAACTGCTATTGCTCCTGATGAAGCAGCTAATTTTACAATGTTAAGGGAACAATTAAATGAAATATTAGGAACATTAAATGATAGAGAGAGAAAGGTTTTAGAGTTAAGGTTTGGTTTAACTGATGGAACACCTAGAACTTTAGAAGAAGTAGGTAAGGAGTTTAATGTAACTAGAGAAAGAATACGACAAATTGAAGCAAAAGCTTTAAGAAAACTGAAACATCCTAGTAGAAGTCAAAAACTTAAAGATTTCTTGGAGTAA